The genome window cccagtggcaacaccaccaagcagatccggatcggttccgggcccgaccccaaataggaagcagtgctcgtcgactttctccgcgcaaacgccgacgtctttgcgtggagtccctcggacatgcccggcatactgagggatgtcgccgagcactcgctggatgttcgggccggggcccgatccgtcaggcagcctctgcgcctcgatcattaaggaagggtcggcctcgccatggcggagcccgaccctccctcgggggctaaaaagggggaacccctctgcgtcaagatcttttcaaatcaaaaaagggggaacccctctgcgtcaagatctttttaaatcaaaaaagggggggcctcttgcgttctcccagctacgttctcctggctatgtcagaagccaggtctcgaggagcgaacgcgggttcatgaaaatggcaaggccgattgagccgaggaactcccgtacctccgggttagggatacctcactcatcacctgccacgaagaatggtccaactcgagaagccactctattatcgacgagctaggacgaacatgcagacggaaagagaggagagtacgactccatgcaagaaagacaaaagtgttcaggcctcagcggccgtggtgagacacacgttcaacaagaaactgttcaagCGAGAATCAggtgccgccttgggaaggagccgcgccttcaactccacccccgccatcggtggggtccatctcgaCCTCCGGTGACGCCGCAGgaggaaggacctccgcctcaaaggtagtcgccagcaccgcgctcgggccggcggcaaccgcgtcaagccgctgcacctccgccagagcagcatcgtcttcgtcaggaagacagtacccctcactaacccgctccagatccacaacatagtgagaagcgagcacggcgaaggcccgcctgacgccatggtgtagcgcttcgcggactctgccgcgggcgtgaccacccaagcctcgaaggcggctctgaggggagcttcctgaagggacgtcatcAGAGCCGAGGGCAcggtaaaagtccgagacggcctcggacatggccgcaaggtccgcctccctctgctcggcggccccggcaagcgcctcagcaagcgccttggcggactcatcaagggcggactcaagctctgcaagtagccaggagaaatacctcaagcacaagcaagggaaacggacaagaaaaagaactagggaggaccaagacgtactcccggctcgggcacggtgctccgaggccgcgacttgggtcgcagctaagtcagccgcgagggccttggctcggctttcggcctcggcggcccggtcttgaagtcggttccgttcctcgacgactcgggcgagctccgatcgctgctgttgcgcctccgcatgcgccgctgccgcctcggctctcaggtcggcgcatagcagctggagatccgccaccttggcatcttgctgagaaaggcgtgtggtagccccggcgagcgaagacctcagggatcgcagcgagccccagacatcaacctcacggcggatgaacgacgacttagcggcgctccggtccgtcagatcctgggaaaGGGAAACATGGCGTTACAGCGAGTATTACACAGAAGGAAGAAAGGGAcgcccgaaaccgctacctggaggattttggggacgtctctgcagaaaacctccagcgacgcccggagcgaccccaccgtcgcctctgcgcgctcgcggagctcaccccaggactggtcctcctgctcatcatcgagaacgaagacggggtccgaggcctcgcgggtctggaatcggagcaacgggcgccgggcctcggggctccgccgcacagcgaggaggctgtcgcccggctggacagattgcgcgaccgcgcccacctcttctggggtcttgggcaccgacgcatcagccatcccagCGCTGGCGGCGGCTGGACACCCTTCGACAAGGACGGCGGCAGCCTCGACGGTGGCAGacgccggcatgaccggcacgacaggcgaactcagagccgcgtgggcgtcagccgcctcctcaaccacggtcgccgcctcggctgaagagccggcctcgggagcccgctcctccgagattggcgacgcccgaaCCCCCGATGTCGGGGTACCCTGCGAGGGGATCGGTCgaatggcgctggccgcacagttcggcgccgtcttgagggccttccggggtgccaggtcggtctggccgtgacttcgcttgctggataaaaaaggaaggggatcacaaccaaaacatacgaatgggaggccaagacgaagacattccgaggtactcacccactccgggccatgatccatcgcgcctggggagagcctccttggatcccggctcccgaaacggccgccgaggtccgcttcgccggcgccTGGGGCGCCTGGGAGACAGGTTCCCCGGGCACGGCAGCAACGACCTGAGGGTCACTCCCGTCCGCAACCGGCACAAGCGGCAGCCTCTAGGAAACAGACGCCTTGGTCTGGACCTCCGGAACTACTTCAGCGGAGGGGTCAGGtggcctctcggttcgcccccgcgcctcaggtcgggagcccgacgccccgacttcgggggctgacggagtcggttcgctcgggggctggctcgacggctcttgGCCATAccccaggccgaggctgaggccgagacgggcggccatgccgtcatcatcatcatcatcgtcgtcatcatcgtcgtcaggcgtctccggcgacggctccctcgggagtccgtccctctcctgctggcggcgacgcttctccaaggcgtcccgagcccgcctccgctcacgagcccgggccttctccgcgtccttctttttcttcttctcctccgcggcaacccgccgcgctgcacggaccaccgcgtcctccgggacccgcggtagggagggtttgtgacaccccacatcctaaaaggaggggagaaaggaacccgatcataaaGACCTGGAGCAACAAGACATACGAAGAAGGGAGGAGCAAacgctcaccaaagtcacgcacccctgatcggggcgcatccgaagctgggagtatgcgtgggggtccggcttccccatcgcggccgacacccgcattggagggcgtcgaaagggagaggatcaggggacattcgtgagccctcccagtcggcttccggggtcatctcccagagcgacagccgccgctccgccaaggggagcaccctccgacggtgaatggcggcgatcactcccgcagcagtaagtcccccctcccgcaactccttcagggcctggagaaggggctcgagatttttctgcctctcgtgcggggtcccgtggcgccaggcgtcggtggcagctgtaactactcgctgggaaaatggtgggagcaactcaccgtcgttccggaggtagaaccaccggcgctgccaccccttgttcgaagacgcgagaatggcaggaatgtactgcgacgcccgcgactgcctcaacaagagaatgcagccgccggcccgcaccgctgcacggatcctcctctcccccgtagacaaggcgaaaggctcggcgaggaagaagtaagtccacaaatcccaatggggagcaatccccaagtacccttcgcatagcgctacgaaaatagcggcctgcgagatagaGTTGGGGgaaaggttgtgcaactccaccccgtagtggaataagatggcccgcataaagcggcccgccggcgcaccaaatccccgctcatggaaggatacgaagctcacaacataccccggcggtggggacggagcggctccacccacgggaggaatccactccggccgctgcttgtcggtaaGGGGGCGGAGtaaaccttcgccgaccagctcctccagatcactcgccgtcaccgtggagaagggccacgggtcgcgcggggggattatagtcactcggtccgccatcaccaagatggagaagatggcggcgcggggggcggGGAAGGCGATTTCTCTCTCCTCCGGCTAAAGTTTCCCGGGTAGCGAAAACCTGAAGgaaaaagaagggagcagagtgaagaaccgtcaccgggccccctctcgagtatatgaaggccagggcaaaaccgtttccagcacgccgcctggaccggacacaggattcgaaaaacgcgaagcggcacagccgttcctcgaaacggctcgcacacgcgtaacggccgccccgccgaccactcgccctgtcgcattaactccacggcaggacacgcggcgcctctggcgggaggagcgcgcgacgcttcaccttcgccgtaataaccgcttcagaaaaggtacgccacgtcgtccgaattcgtatccttttctgttttcctctttctctatctcttgcaacagggaccgggaaagggggataccccgaaagggatccttctccgcgaaggaaccgggctccgagccccccattactgatcaggggttcgaaggctggccccccgagggttcaacagtcgcctcagatcgcgtgggcccgacacccactactggtcaggggttcgaaggccagccccccgaagggctccatggccgcctcaggctactcgggctccgcgcccattactgatcaggggttcgaaggctggcccccgaagggttcacagtcgcctcagacatcgagcgagggatgaccaggggtacgttcgatacataaccgaggctcgggctgcgctcccgaggtaccctaggacatttccgagaccagtgggaacgatcttgtaacggaatcccatcggagggaggcatcgagccctccgaccccgtcgccaggggaccgggtccggcaaatcacccgcaggtacttttgggcgtgcctctgggcccctagccgacccccaacgaacggggcacggacgtccactcggattacccacttgcagctcaccggagacaccatgttcggtgcccatcgagggtaacatggcgcactccccccctcctccttgcggaaaggcgacgaaggggcgtatgtaaaaagccgagtctgtccctgatcgccctctcgccctgtgcagaggctcgggggctgctctcgcaaaaaccggctccggccaaatcgttgacagcgtcaacataccagcccgagagcttgggccccgaccgtgcacccgggctacggccagttcgcatgagggaacgaccagaccagccaaagtattaagacctcgaaggagtgtaaccactcctccgaggcctcgggggctacacccggcgggtgcgctcgcgcgcacccaccggaacgaaatgcaaccgagaaaggctggtccccttgcaaaaaagtgcgacaaaagcctccaagcgagtgctaacactcccttcgaggctcgggggctactgtcggggaccataattaggggtaccctcaagacgcctaattctcagctggtaacccccatcagcataaagctgcaaaggcctgatgggcatgattaagtcagggatcagtccacacgagtgactcgatcacgcttcacccgagcctagcctcggccgaaggcagccgacctcgagagacttccgtctcgcccgaggccccctttttatggcggacacatcaccggctcgcccaaggccttggcttcgctcagaagcaaccttgactaaatcaccacaccgactgaccaaattgcaggggcatttaacgcacaggaggcctgacacctctatcctgacacgcgcctccggcagagccgaggtgaccgccgtcactccaccgctccactggccagtctgacagaaggacagcgccgcctgcgccactccgactgcagcgccactcgacagagtaagtctgacaggcagtcaggcctcgacaaaggcgccacggcaaactccgctccgcccgaccccagggctcggactcgggctaagacccggaagacggcgaactccgctccgcccgaccccagggctcggactcgggctaagacccggaagacggcgaactccgctgcgcccgaccccagggctcggactcgggctaagacccggaagacggcgaactccgctccgcccgaccccagggctcggactcgggctaagacccggaagacggcgaactccgctccgcccgaccccagggctcggactcgggctaagacccggaagacggcgaactccgctccgcccgaccccagggctcggactcgggctaagacccggaagacggcgaactccgctccgcccgaccccagggctcggactcgggctaagacccggaagacgacgaaactccgcctcgcccgaccccagggctcggactccgccctggcctcggccgaacgacttccgcctcgaccgaccccttggctcgggctcggccacggcaacagaaggcagactcaacctcggcttcggaggaaaccccacgtcgccctgcctagggcacagaccgccacgtcaacaggaggcgccatcatcatcccaccccgaatcgactcgggtcacggagaacaagaccggcgtctcatccggccagctccgccagagaggcaatgatggcgctccacaagctctatgacgacggcggcccctagctctcttacggaagcaggacaacgtcagcagggactcgaccgctccaacagctgtccctccatcaggctccgccgcacctccaacagccacgacatcacgccagcagggtgcccagatctctccggctgccacattggcatgtacctagggcgctagctctccctccgctagacacgtagcactctgctacatcccattgtacacctggatcctctccttacgactataaaatgaaggaccagggccttctcagaggaggttggccgcgcgggaccgaggacgggacaggcgctctcttggggccgctcgcttccctcacccgcgtggacgcttgtaacccccctactgcaagcgcacctgacctgggcgcgggacgaacacgaaggccgcgggacttccacctctctcacgctcggctccggccgcctcgcctctccccccttcgcgctcgcccacgcgctcgacccatctgggctggggcacgcagcacactcactcgtcggcttagggaccccctgtctcgaaacgccgacaagattACTCTCTTGAAACATTTCTTCAAGATGTAGATAATGTGGTAAGACATTGATGAAGGGAAATATATATAGGGTGGATGGTGGTGAGAGGGAATGCCTTGACGTAGTTGTCGGCGTTGTTGTCCACATGGACCGCCTACTTGGCGTACACGAACGTTTGCTCTTCCGAAAATCAACGCAATTAATATCTTCCTCCAATTTAGAGGGGATTTGAGTGTCCTAATTAGTTTTTTTTTGTTAGACATTGCACCGTTTGTTCAACGCTACATGCCTCTATACTAAACTCCTCACCAACTTTAAGAAAGCACCTCCATTGCTAGTTATTCCTGGATGGTGCGTTGTACCTTGTTTAGCCATGCACCGGTTAGTATGGGCGTGCTTGGTTCCTTCGGCTAGCCTCGCCTTGCAGAGCGAGAATCTGAAACTGGTGTGTTTGGTTGGCTTTGTTTGATTCTTTGGAACATGTGTTTGGTAGCTTTGCACGTTATTTTTCCTGCCAATGTGAGTGAGGCTAGCTGGGGCCCTATTTTTGCCCTGTGTCTACTTGTTGTGCCATGTGATTATGAAGATATGGCGCCACGCCGTTCACAATAATGTACTTCCGAATTTTGCCCATAGGTCCACATTCATATACATAGATGGACATTTTAGCAAGAAGCCAACGTTAAGGTGTGCATAAACACAAATATTCTCGGATTCCATGCCCTAGCAATTATAGGTTGCACACCGTAGCATCCTACCTCGTCACTTAATACTACTTGTATATGACTCTATGGACATTATCCTGTTTCCACCCATGAGAGATTTGGACTAACATATGCTTATAAAATCATTCCTTGTGTTTCCTTACCTCTTCTTCTACCCATCCGTCATGTGTTGGAATTAACCAGTATAAAGAAACTATCTGGAAAACTAAAAGTGCCCATGTGCATGTATTTATTTGGACTTCTAGGGCCTGAAAGTTAATTCTTGTGTTATATGATTCTTGTTATCTCAAAATCTCTGAAAGAATCTTTATAAAGGTTTGCATCAAGTAAATACTCTCTCCGTTCATAAATATAACACTGTTGACTTAAAAAAAACTTTGATTACTGGTCTTATTCAAAAAAAATAACTTATCATTTATTTttttgtgatttattttaatacttAAGGTAGTTTGTGTtggatttaaaattttatattgttaataaatattttgaataagacgagtggtcaaagttttcgAAAAATTCAACGATGTCATATATTGGTGAACGAAGGTAGTACTAAAAACTACAAGTAGTTCCTATATTTTAAATTATAAGGAAACGAGTACAGAGAACTACACAGCTAGTCTCTATGTTTTAAACCATAAGACATTGTCTAGCTAGAAATACTGTTTTTACTATATATCTAAACACAGTATATAACTAAATACATAGTAAAAACAAAACGCCCTACTTATTTCCTTTTGTGGTTGAATCTCTCTCAGACAATGGTGATTTGATGGGCATCATTGGAAATACTAACAATGGGAGGCGCAGATGTGAAAAACATAGAAGCATGAAGCATCCTTGAACCACGCACGAACGAACGTGCCCACGGTGGCGTCTCATTGGCAAGGCTTCTGCATTCAACAGTCAAAACAAGGCGTTCCAATAATTAGACCCGTCATTTCGTGATTAAGACATCGGTTGGACGGACCCGTTTGCCGTGTTAAGATATGTCCAGTAGCTTAGCTTACTCGTACTTATATTCTATTTTAAACTAAATAGTACTGTAAAACCTTTCTGGATGACTCATCTGGCGCGCTTTAGTCTATGACTAGTAGATCATACACATGACCATACAAAATACTATTTTATATTTTGATTGTATTATTTATAGGGTAGAGTTTAAAATAAGAGATATTATTTTGTAATTTGATTGTATTGTTTATAGAGTAGAGTTTAAAATAAGAGATATGAACGAATAAAGCTACTGAAAATGGCTAGGCCACAGTTTTGCCGCGCAAGAGCAATATGGCTTGCGCTGATAGAGTGATAGCCGTGTCCGGATGTCAGCAGTCAGCACACACAGAGCTTCAGCTGCAAGCTCTGCCAATGGACAACCTGACTTGTAGGGAGTGtaggctcctctgcgcgcgcgtgGGTGACAGGCAAAATAAACAGATGAGAGCACCAATAAACATTTTACAAGCACAAATTGCATTCAGGCAACTGTACAGGAGATTTATATGTTGATACAGGATTAAACCGTTAAAAGGCCTCGTTGACAAATGACAAGTGATCATAAGCATGTCAGGATTCAAAAGAGTCCGAAACCTAACTGGCTAACTCCTTAGGAGCATTGATGCAGGAGACAACTATGGGGTCTATCAGCATGCGTTTCATACGGGTCTTCAGCACCTTAGCTGGGGGGGGTGAGGGAGTTGGCAAGATGGTACAAAAGGAGATGCATCAGGAGCTGGTTAATGGACGCTTTCTTGTCAAAATGCTGCCGACTATGTACACCAAGCATCAGACTTTGGATTTGCCCTTTCCCTTTACTGCATGAGTGAAGCGAGTCTTCTTTGCTTTCTTGTTCTTTCCGCCAGAATCACCACCTGAGTCGTCATCACTACTATTGTCATGCTTGGCTCTTTCTTCAGTAAGTTCATCTTCAATTTTTGGCTTCCATATGAAAATAGACCTGCAAGGACCACCTCATGAGTTGTGGAGGGGGAAAGATCTCGCACTGGATAACATTATTATGTACTTATGTATCGATAGGTCTACCTTGAGCTTCCTGTAGCTAGGATGTCATCTTGCGGATGTAGCTTGTTCACTGGGCTGATTGTTATTATGTCAGGGTCCATCACCTCAGCCAGAAGCTTCCCAGAACTAGTATCTATAAAATCAATTGGATGCAGAGCAACACCATTGTAGTTCTCACTTATGTAACGGCCAATCACTGCAACTGTTTCGGTGTAATCCTGCAGAAAATTAACATTCCATTTCAGAATCGGGCACAGCTATTGTGAAATAATAAAATCCAAAAATACATTTTTTTTAATTATAACTGAAACCTTTGGATCCCACTCAGCTTTGAAGGGAGTCAGGTGACGATTGAAATCATGACTGTGCACAATTTCTCTACTTGGGGATTGCAGATCACCAAGAATATAGTCCCATACACGAATTCGGTTGTCCTGACAAGTTGTCAAGATCTTATTTCCGCTTCGTGGAGAAAAGTATCCTGAATTAACAACCCGTCCATGAGCAAGGCTGGCAAGGGGAGAGTTGGCTTCAAGCTTCCTTGTATCCCAAATACGGGCCTAATAATTACAGAGATGTGGAGATATCAAATACAAGACGAGAAAAAGCGGATCTTTACATATGCAGAACACACTCACATAGTGATCATTTCCGCTGCTTAGAAGCACTTCAGGTCGTGCAGGGTTACAATGTAGGCTGGTTACCTTGCTACCCTTTTTATGGATAAGAATTGGATGTCCAATTCTCGTCTTTGATCGTCTATCCAGGCTGCAAGAATTAATAATAGCTTACAACAGAATGCCAAGGCACATTTGATGCATGCAAGTGTGGTAGTGTACAACAATATCTCTGAATTCAAGTGTAAAACGATCACTGATGTCAAACCATTTGGAATTAAGCTGCCAAATAAATGCATAAAATGGACCACAAGAACAAACTGATCAGTTGTTTCAAAGGAAGCTGCATATATAGCAATATTTAGCACTGTTAGGAATAAATCTCATGAAGGTACCACCCACTTTCCTAAAGATACTCACAAGTAAAGAAAACCAAAGTTATCTGCCACCAAAAGAAGACCTTTGTCAGTGTTTAAGTCCATCCCGTATATCATGTGCCAAGAGCTTGGACCCTGTTGTGAGCAACGAAGGACCAGGGTTCATTAAAAACAAGCTCAAAATGGATAGAAATTAATTCAGATCAATGACATCTGAGGAATGCATGCTTACAGAACAAGATGGGGGAAGGTAGAGAGAGACTGAAATAACATCTTCATAAATTCTTTTTGAACAAAGTGATCTATAGAACATGACCAAAGTAAACTTACATTCCAACCATTTGGGTTGAGATTTAACAAGGGAGAGCCAATACCAGTATCCAAATCAGTGCAACTGATAGTACCATCAGAGGAAGCTGTATATATCATACCATCGTTGGTGGTATCAATCCTGAACAAGGTCAAATTATGTTGCAACATTTTGTCCTTTGCACACCAAAAAAAAAAAGAGACAGAACACAACCATCAAGGAATACTCTTACTTCATGCTATTCAGAATGCAGGAGTGCACAGAATCATAAGTGATTTTCTCATGCAACTTAACATAATCCCAGATACCCAGAAGTCCTTTCTGCATGGAAAGAACAAATATCAATTAGTACATGCCTACATGTTCCTGCAATTTAACCCATTTTGGGCACCAGGAATGCTGAGATACACTCAAGTAATTTAAGAGGCCAACAAAGTTGAACAGTAGTAGTGCAATACCTTGTCTCCTGATAAAAGAACACTGTTCTTAGTTGGATGAAACTCCAAGCATGTCACACGTCTCTGATGAAATTTTATGTTTCCATGCTCTAGTTGGTTGGGTATCAGAAACTTAGGCTTAACCTAGCATTGGTAAGAAGAAAAAAGTGAGAGATCTAGTAAAAAGGGTAATATGAAATATTGCTATTGGCAACAAAGAACACAGAATATAATGCCTTAGTCAAACCACACTCTGTACCATGGGAATCTTTCCCTTGACTTGGCTCTGGAAGACATAATCCAGAGAAGTGTTTGCATTCCTTTTAGGCGCTGGGATAACACCATGCTCCATTGTTACTCTATGTGGGCAAGTCAAGGTTGTATGACCTGTCCATGACGAAAACTTAGTGTTGATGACAGAAAATCAACATTCATGTCATTTTCATATAAGGATCC of Zea mays cultivar B73 chromosome 8, Zm-B73-REFERENCE-NAM-5.0, whole genome shotgun sequence contains these proteins:
- the LOC100381699 gene encoding DNA damage-binding protein 2, producing MGPTTRAHFVYNRRRRRRRGGRHAVEEASDEEQQQMDSSSSSSDEEGDQEEDAEASGEDVDDEEEEEAVAAEPAPKQPPAAAAAGEKRGRRKGSITISLKKVCKACKRTGHQAGFKGAVYIDCPMKPCFLCKMPGHTTLTCPHRVTMEHGVIPAPKRNANTSLDYVFQSQVKGKIPMVKPKFLIPNQLEHGNIKFHQRRVTCLEFHPTKNSVLLSGDKKGLLGIWDYVKLHEKITYDSVHSCILNSMKIDTTNDGMIYTASSDGTISCTDLDTGIGSPLLNLNPNGWNGPSSWHMIYGMDLNTDKGLLLVADNFGFLYFLDRRSKTRIGHPILIHKKGSKVTSLHCNPARPEVLLSSGNDHYARIWDTRKLEANSPLASLAHGRVVNSGYFSPRSGNKILTTCQDNRIRVWDYILGDLQSPSREIVHSHDFNRHLTPFKAEWDPKDYTETVAVIGRYISENYNGVALHPIDFIDTSSGKLLAEVMDPDIITISPVNKLHPQDDILATGSSRSIFIWKPKIEDELTEERAKHDNSSDDDSGGDSGGKNKKAKKTRFTHAVKGKGKSKV